From the genome of Pseudomonas mohnii:
CCGATTCGTATCGCCCGAGGCCGTTTTTCATGTCTGTCACCGCCACTCCCGCCAGCCTCGTGCCGGATCATCACGCTCAATTCATCGATTTGCTGCAATCGAGCCTCGATCAGAATGCCTTCATCAAACTGGTGCTGGCCAAATACGTCGGCGAAGAGGCGGAGCTGCAGCGGATCATCATCAAGCCGGTCACCGTCAAGTCGCAGCCTTGCCTGTCCTTCGTCTATCGCTACAAAACCCGCGACATCACCAAGAACCTGCCGCTGGCCGAAGGGGTGGCAAGCATTGCCGAACTGCTTCCCGCGTCGTTCAAGAATGCGCATTTACTGTCGTTGACCGATGAAGCCCAGCTCGAATACAGCAAAAAGGGCAAGCCTTCACTGTTTAAGAGCAAACCCCAGCAATTGCGTGAAGTGCCGTCCGCCGAGCACAACCGCGAGAAAAACCGCTTCCTCGACCTGAGCCGACCGTTTCTCGCCGACCTTGGCGTGACCAACAAGCAGCATGAGCTGATCCCGGCGATGTCGCGCAAGTGGAAGCAGATCAACAAATTCATCGAAGTGTTCAGCCACGCCCTGACCTCGTCACCCTTGGCGCTGGACAAGCCCGTGCGCGTGGCGGACTTCGGTTCGGGCAAGGGTTACCTGACCTTTGCCATTCACGATTACCTGCGCAATACCTTGAACGCCGAGGGCGAAGTGACGGGTGTCGAGTTGCGTGAGGACATGGTCACCCTCTGCAATGCCGCCGCGGCCAAGCTTGAGCATCCGGGGCTGGTCTTCAAGTGTGGTGACGTGCGCAGCGTGGCGCCGAGCGAGCTGGACGTCATGATCGCGCTGCACGCCTGTGATATCGCCACCGACTACGCGATTCACACCGGTATCCGTTCCGGCGCGTCGATCATCATGTGCTCGCCGTGCTGCCATAAACAGATTCGCCTGCAAATCCAGAGCCCGGCATTGCTCAAACCGATGCTGCAGTACGGTTTGCACCTGGGCCAGCAGGCTGAGATGGTGACCGACAGTCTGCGTGCGCTGTTCCTCGAAGCCTGCGGTTACGAGACCAAGGTGTTCGAGTTCATCTCACTGGACCATACCAACAAGAACAAGATGATCCTGGCGGTCAAACGCGCCGAGCCGGTGGACCCGGCCCAGCTGTTGGTGAAGATCCAGGAGCTGAAGGATTTCTACCACATCAGCGAGCATTGCCTGGAAACGCTGCTGCGGGCTGACGGCTACCTGTGAACCCATGTAGGAGCCAGCTTGCTGGCTCCCACAGGATTTATGCGGTGGCAATGCGCGCGGGTTTGATGGCGGTCTTGCGTCCCAACATCACCGTCACGATCACTCCGGCGGCAAACAGCCAGGTGATCGGCTCGACGTGTTCGCCGAAGAACAGCGCCGAGAAGGCGATGGTGAAGAAGATCTGCAGCAACTGGATCTGACTGACCCGCGCAATTCCGCCCATGGCCAGCCCGGCGTACCAGGCAAAGAACCCGATGAACTGCGAAAACAGCGAGACATAGCCGAAAGCCCACCAGGTTTTCGCCGAGATATCGCCTTGATGTTGCAGCGCCAGGTACACCACCGGCCCGATCAACACGGGCGTCGACAGCACCAGCGCCCAGCAGATCACCTGCCAGCCGCCCATTTCCTTGGCCAGGCGTCCCCCTTCGGCATACCCCAGGCCGCCCACGGCAATCGCTCCGAGCATCAGCAAATCGCCGGCCTGAATGCTCCCGGCACCGCTGATCAGCGCATACCCCAACACCAACGCACTGCCCAGTGCGGCGCAGGCCCAGAACGCCTTCGACGGTCGTTCATGGGACAGCCATGCCGCGTACAACGCCACGCACAGGGGCTGCAGGCCATTGACCAGGGCGCCATGGGACGCCGGCAAGGTTTGCATGGCCCAGGCCGACAACACCGGGAAGCCCAGGATCACCCCGGCAATCACCAGGGTCAGGCCTTTGACCTGCTTCCAGGTCGGCCATTTCTCACGACGCCAGAGCAACAGCAGTGCCGCGGGAATCGCCGCGAACAGGGCCCGGCCCAAGCCGTTGAGCAGTGGGTGGAGCTCTTGCACGACGATTCGCGTGAAGGGCAGGGTGAGGCTGAAGATCACAACGCCGAGCAGGCCAAGGGCCATGCCGGTGTTTTCGCGGGAGGACATGATGGCAACCAGAATCGAGGTGGGTGGGGGTGCCTTCATCTAGCCATAATTGGCGGGGAGCGCGCTGTTACAGCTAGGTGCAGAGTTATCCGTACAGTTTGAGGACGCCTTCGCGGGCAAGCCCGCGAAGAACGGTAACGCGGTCCATCAGGTAGTAGCAGGTTATTACCCGACCCGCCGGATAAGGACTACCTTGAATACTCCTGCAAGCCCACGTTTTCCAGAGGAGTCCTCCCCATGGCGGCTAAAAAAATTCTGATGCTGGTTGGCGATTACGTCGAAGACTACGAAGTGATGGTGCCTTTCCAGGCGTTGTTGATGGTGGGTCATACGGTACATGCGGTGTGCCCGGACAAAACCGCCGGCCAGACCGTGCGCACGGCGATCCATGACTTCGAAGGCGACCAGACCTACAGCGAAAAGCCCGGTCACCTGTTTGCCCTGAACTTCGACTTCGCCAAGGTCGCGGCAGCGGACTACGACGCGCTGCTGGTGCCCGGTGGTCGTGCGCCGGAGTACCTGCGGCTGAACGAAAAAGTCCTGGAGCTGGTACGGGATTTCGACAAGGCCGGCAAACCGATTGCCGCCGTGTGCCACGGCGCGCAGTTGCTGGCGGCGGCAGGGATTCTCGAAGGCCGTGAGTGCAGTGCTTACCCGGCCTGCGCGCCGGAAGTGCGCCTGGCCGGCGGTACGTATATCGATATTCCGGTGACGGACGGCCACGTTCAAGGCAATCTGGCCACCGCGCCGGCCTGGCCTGCCCACCCGAACTGGCTGGCGGGTTTCCTTGGGTTGCTGGGCACCAAAATCACGCTGTAACGAGGGACCTTTCCATGTGCGAGCTCTACGTCAAAGCTGACCCGATTCTCTACGAATCGCGCTCCCGCTCGCTGCGCATCTGCGGAGTGGTCACCACCCTGCGGCTGGAGAATCAGTTCTGGGACATCCTCAGCGAAATCGCCGAGGTCGACGGCATGACCACCAACCAGTTGATCGCCAAGCTGTATGAAGAGGTGATGGACTACCGCGGCGAGGTGGTGAATTTCGCCTCGTTCTTGCGCGTGAGTTGTACGCGGTATCTGAGTCAGCGGCGGGTGGCGACGCCTGAATTGTCGGTGGTGAAACGCTCAGTGTTATAGGTTTTTCGGCGTACTTGCCGGCCCCATCGTCGGAACGCCGCCCGGAGCAGGCTCGCTCCCGGGCGGCGTTCCGACGATGGCGGCGGCTCAGGCGACAGATTTGCCGGGCTGGTCTTTACTCTGAAGCGCGCAACCTCTCAATCGCCAAAGGAGAAAGAGCATGTCCGGATGGTACGAAGTGAGCAAAAGCATCAGCGGTCAATTCAGGTTTGTACTGAAGGCGGCCAATGCCGAGACCATTCTGACCAGCGAGCACTACAGCACGCGCGCCGCAGCCGATAAAGGCATCGCGGCGGTGCAGGCCAACAGCCCGATGGATGAGCGTTACGAGAAAAAAACCACCAGGGATGGCCACCCTTATTTCAACCTCAAGGCCGCTAACCACGAGATCATCGGCACCAGCGAGGCCTTTTCTTCTGCGACCGCTCTGGAAAAAGGCATCGCCAGTGTGAAGGCCAACGGGCCAACCAAGGTGATCAAGGACAAGACATTGCCGGTGCTTTGAGGCACTTGTCGGAGCGGGCAAGCTCGCTCCCACAGTGGTTTTATGAGGTTGGAAGTCAGCGCAGAGTGTTCAACAGCCCCTGGAGCTGATCGCGTCCAGCCTCACTCAACGGAAAAACCGGTAACCGCGGATCGCCCGATTCCAGCCCGGTGGCACGCAACCCAGCCTTGATGGTCGCCGGCAGGCCACCCTTGAGAATGAAGTCCAGCAAGGGCAACTGGCGATAGAACAGCTCGCGCGCCTTGCTCAAGTCGTTTTCCAGCACCGCCTGATACAAGTCGAGGTTGAGCTGCGGGATCAGGTTTGTTGCCGCCGTGCACCAGCCCTTGGCCCCGGCGGCAAACGCTTCCAGCGCCAACGGGTTGCAACCGTTGTAAAACGGCACCTGACCTTCGCCCAGGCGTTGCAGTTGATGCATGCGCTGGATGTCGCCGGTGCTCTCCTTGACCATGGTCACGTTTTCCACGCCTTTGACGATGCGCAAAATCAGGTCCACCGACATGTCGGTGCCGCTGGTGGCCGGGTTGTTGTAGAGCATGATCGGCACACCGATGCTGTCGCCGATGGCGCGGTAGTGGGCGAGGATTTCCGCTTCGCTGAGTTTCCAGTAGGCGGTTGGCAACACCATCACCGCATCGGCACCCTGGGCTTCGGCGAAACGTGCGCGGCGCACTGCTTTGGCAGTGGTCAGATCGGACACGCTGACAATGGTCGGCACGCGTTTGGCCACGTGTCTGATACTGAATTCGGCGACTTGATCCCACTCTGCGTCGCTCAGGTAAGCGCCTTCCCCGGTGCTGCCCAGCGGGGCGATGGCATGCACGCCGCTGTCGATCAAACGGTCGATGGAGCGCCCGAGCGCGTCGAGGTCGACACTTTCACCCTGGGCGGTGAAAGGCGTGATGGTGTAGCCGATGATGCCGTGAATGGTTGTGCTCGACATGGTGTCTCTCCGTGGTAAAAGGTCGGGGTTCAGTTCAGGCAATCGGCGTGTTGACGCAGGTTCTGCCGGGCGTAGTAGTTGAAAGCGGCGGCGTGTCGTTTGGGCCGGGCGATCCAGTCATGGGCTTCACGGCCCAGCTCGGGGATGATCGGCTTGATGGTCCCGGCGCTCATCGCCAGCAGTTGCAGCCTGGCGGCGCGTTCGATCAGTTGGGCAATCACACAGGCTTCCTCGATGGTGCCACCGGTGGACAACTGGCCGTGATGGGAAAGCAGGATCGCCCGTTTGTCGCCCAGGGCCCCGGCAATCAACCCGCCTTCTTCATTGCCGACCGGCACACCAGGCCAGCCTTCGAGAAACGCGCAGTCGTCGTAGAGCGGGCAGAGGTCCATGTGGGAAATCTGCAGCGGCACTTCCAGCATCGACAAGGCCGCAACGTGGGTCGGGTGGGTGTGAATGATGCAGTTCACATCCGGCCGGGCGCGGTACACCCAACTGTGGAAACGGTTGGCCGGATTGGGCATGCCATGGCCGGCAAGCACGTCCAGGTCTTCATTGACCAGCAACAGGTTGCTCGCGGTGATTTCGTCAAAACCCAGGCCCAGTTGTTGAGTGTAATAGGTGCC
Proteins encoded in this window:
- a CDS encoding ribbon-helix-helix domain-containing protein, with the protein product MCELYVKADPILYESRSRSLRICGVVTTLRLENQFWDILSEIAEVDGMTTNQLIAKLYEEVMDYRGEVVNFASFLRVSCTRYLSQRRVATPELSVVKRSVL
- a CDS encoding YegP family protein, giving the protein MSGWYEVSKSISGQFRFVLKAANAETILTSEHYSTRAAADKGIAAVQANSPMDERYEKKTTRDGHPYFNLKAANHEIIGTSEAFSSATALEKGIASVKANGPTKVIKDKTLPVL
- a CDS encoding dihydrodipicolinate synthase family protein → MSSTTIHGIIGYTITPFTAQGESVDLDALGRSIDRLIDSGVHAIAPLGSTGEGAYLSDAEWDQVAEFSIRHVAKRVPTIVSVSDLTTAKAVRRARFAEAQGADAVMVLPTAYWKLSEAEILAHYRAIGDSIGVPIMLYNNPATSGTDMSVDLILRIVKGVENVTMVKESTGDIQRMHQLQRLGEGQVPFYNGCNPLALEAFAAGAKGWCTAATNLIPQLNLDLYQAVLENDLSKARELFYRQLPLLDFILKGGLPATIKAGLRATGLESGDPRLPVFPLSEAGRDQLQGLLNTLR
- a CDS encoding DMT family transporter, with the protein product MSSRENTGMALGLLGVVIFSLTLPFTRIVVQELHPLLNGLGRALFAAIPAALLLLWRREKWPTWKQVKGLTLVIAGVILGFPVLSAWAMQTLPASHGALVNGLQPLCVALYAAWLSHERPSKAFWACAALGSALVLGYALISGAGSIQAGDLLMLGAIAVGGLGYAEGGRLAKEMGGWQVICWALVLSTPVLIGPVVYLALQHQGDISAKTWWAFGYVSLFSQFIGFFAWYAGLAMGGIARVSQIQLLQIFFTIAFSALFFGEHVEPITWLFAAGVIVTVMLGRKTAIKPARIATA
- a CDS encoding DJ-1/PfpI family protein — translated: MAAKKILMLVGDYVEDYEVMVPFQALLMVGHTVHAVCPDKTAGQTVRTAIHDFEGDQTYSEKPGHLFALNFDFAKVAAADYDALLVPGGRAPEYLRLNEKVLELVRDFDKAGKPIAAVCHGAQLLAAAGILEGRECSAYPACAPEVRLAGGTYIDIPVTDGHVQGNLATAPAWPAHPNWLAGFLGLLGTKITL
- a CDS encoding class I SAM-dependent methyltransferase yields the protein MSVTATPASLVPDHHAQFIDLLQSSLDQNAFIKLVLAKYVGEEAELQRIIIKPVTVKSQPCLSFVYRYKTRDITKNLPLAEGVASIAELLPASFKNAHLLSLTDEAQLEYSKKGKPSLFKSKPQQLREVPSAEHNREKNRFLDLSRPFLADLGVTNKQHELIPAMSRKWKQINKFIEVFSHALTSSPLALDKPVRVADFGSGKGYLTFAIHDYLRNTLNAEGEVTGVELREDMVTLCNAAAAKLEHPGLVFKCGDVRSVAPSELDVMIALHACDIATDYAIHTGIRSGASIIMCSPCCHKQIRLQIQSPALLKPMLQYGLHLGQQAEMVTDSLRALFLEACGYETKVFEFISLDHTNKNKMILAVKRAEPVDPAQLLVKIQELKDFYHISEHCLETLLRADGYL
- a CDS encoding aldolase; protein product: MAKTLALPKEQLVKQALTQMQNTLADNTWTDRQKLALTCRILFENGHDSGLAGQITARGPQPGTYYTQQLGLGFDEITASNLLLVNEDLDVLAGHGMPNPANRFHSWVYRARPDVNCIIHTHPTHVAALSMLEVPLQISHMDLCPLYDDCAFLEGWPGVPVGNEEGGLIAGALGDKRAILLSHHGQLSTGGTIEEACVIAQLIERAARLQLLAMSAGTIKPIIPELGREAHDWIARPKRHAAAFNYYARQNLRQHADCLN